The segment TCCGCTTCGCCCATTCCGAGCACGCAATAGCCGGGTTCGTCGGGCCAGTGGCCGGTCGGGTCCCGGTGGATTGTGGGCCAGCAGGCCCAGCCGGCCTGCTCCAGCTCGTATTTGATGCGGGCGTGACGCTCGCGGTTCTCCTGCTCTGGCACGATACGACTGCGCGGATTCCAGGCGGTCAGCAGGCTGGCCTGTCGCCAGCTCTGTGCCTGCAGGCAGGCCTCAAGGCCAGGGTCGCGTTCACCGATGCGCAGGACGAACGCCTGCCCCGGGGGCTCAATCCGGTAGTGCGTGGCGGCGTAGGCCCGGGCCAGTTCCGCACCGGCCTCTGGCACATCGCCCGGTGTCCCGTTACCCCTTGAGTTTGGCGCCATCCCGGGGCACTCTCGCGTGTGGTCGTGTTCCCCCACGATCACACAGGGAGATAACATGCACGTCAAGGATCGGACTCAGCCCTGCCTGGCAGTCGGTGATGACCCGGTAATCGTGCGGGCGCATGGCCTGGCGCCCGGAAGACCGGTGCGCTGACCGTGTCCGTCGATCGCCTGCGTGTCCCGGGAATCACCAGCGTCTTTGCGCTGGTGCTGTTGCTGGTCGCGGCGATCGCGGTGTTCAGCTGGTGGCGGGTGCAGCACCTGCAACAGGACATCCAGACCCTCACCGAAGAA is part of the Thioalkalivibrio sp. K90mix genome and harbors:
- a CDS encoding DUF3293 domain-containing protein codes for the protein MAPNSRGNGTPGDVPEAGAELARAYAATHYRIEPPGQAFVLRIGERDPGLEACLQAQSWRQASLLTAWNPRSRIVPEQENRERHARIKYELEQAGWACWPTIHRDPTGHWPDEPGYCVLGMGEADLDPWLIAFGQNAAVLIQPPSAPRLIWHPESRRPVSP